In Heptranchias perlo isolate sHepPer1 chromosome 13, sHepPer1.hap1, whole genome shotgun sequence, the genomic stretch accccctgagagggcagacagagcttttgtttaacatctcatctgaaagacagcatctctgacagtgcagcactcccctcattactgcactgaagtgtcagccctagACTATGTTTCAagtttctagagtgggacttgaactcacaaccttctgattcagaggcaagatattaccactgagccaaagctaacAATAACCATCAATGAATAAATGCTAAGTCTTATCTTATAGCTGGAATAGTTGTGTACCTTTACTCGAATTGTTTGGTCTTGGAACCTCTCTAAAAACGGTTGTGTGAATCAATATGATAAATTCTAATAGAATATCTGATATGATGATTACTTACACAATAGcttctatgcatggaggcagtgcGTGCTGCAACTTATAATGTGTAATGTTGTAAGGGATTGGAGTTCTAGACATGTCGATGCAGCACTCTGTGGTAACCTTGCTAGGTTTTAGATCTGAAAAACAAAAATCACTCAGTCACCTGAGAAAATTCATCACTTCAATGCTCTATTTCCAACATGATAGAATTCAACTTTCATTTCACTTAATAACATGGTGTAACCAGACTTGTAGCCTAAGGATCAAATTCcaactttttcttttaaacttaGAATTTGAGAAAACTATAGCAGAAAAATAAAGCAAATATAATCTTTATAACCTCCGCCCAATAAATAGATACGCTCCGCTATTTCCTGTTAAAAAGTAGGGAGATTTCAGATATTTTAACGCATCACAACAAtgacaatgacttgcatttatatagtgacagagATAATAGGTGACCAGGACTTAGTAAAGCACAGGATGCACGCAGTGGCGTTTTGGTTGAGTTGGAGTGTTGGGTGCAGCTTTGAGAGCCCATGAGGAGATTGCTGGAGAattgagcctggaggtgacaaaggtgtgAATGAGTGGTTTGGTAGGAGCGGGAGTGTTGGGTCTAAAGCAGGCAAATAAACAGATGTAGAAACAGGTAATTTGGCAATAAATAGGATACAAAATCTTGAGCTTTGCTTGAGGTGAAATAGGCTCAAGGTTACGCACTGCTGGCCTAAACCTGAATGAGTAGCTGTGGAAGAAGGTGCAGCTGAGGGCTCGGATGACGAGCTTCTGGCGGGAACTGAATAGGAAGGCTTCAATCTTGCCATTGTTAAGCTGAAAAACATTCTGGCTCAGCTGTGACTTGATGTCAGACACGCACTAACTTGTATTTACTGATTTTAACTAAAACTTTTAATGACTGAACCTACCTGAGTTACTTAACACACTGGCGGCAATGGTAACGAACAGCATCAGAGTGGCGCCGACCTTGAAGGACATGTTGCTGTTGTTTCTGGAGATTATCTAGTTTTCAGTCCTCCGGAGAGAAGAGTCCGTTTCTGAGTATCTGCTGCTTGTACAATTTGCTCTACTATTAAACATTTGGTTTGAGACATTTCCATTTATAGTAAGAAGAAATTGTGAAAAAAATGTTTGGTGGTCAAGGTGCATGAAAACAAACGAATGGGCTTTTGAGGTTGACTGCACACTTAATAGTGATAGTTCATTTTTAGCTGCTGTAAATGTGAAATAACCAAGTCACTTTTCACTATGCATAATTTCAGCTTTGGTTCATTTCGGTAAATGTGCTGCTTTTTAACCAGACATCTTATCTACTGAGTTGTAATATTTTCCAGTCCCCCTAACAAAGTATAATGGTCAGAAATGCTTTTCGCATCTAATGATATGCAAGAGGTAATTTTAACTCAACCTGCCCAGCAAGAAATAGACGTGATCAGATCggctgcctgattttactttaaaatcgggcagagtgtaaagagTGCACCCGATTCTATCCCATTAGTTTCCTGCCAGTCGGGTTAGGTTGAAGTTACGCCCATAGTTTTTTAGAATTTCATCTGCTTTCTCAATCATATGAGCCTAGACAATAAATGTCAACAAGCTATTctattggtggggggtggggtggggtggggtgtccTTACCTGGTATCCACACATATGCCCTTTTTAGGCGAGGTGACTGGACAATGATCAAAAGTAGGATCTTCGAAAAATACCTAACAGATCCATGTATGCATTCCACTGTGTCAACGTGCTTTCATACCCTTCAGACATCACAGAATCTGTCAATTCATGCCTCAATGATTCCCCTGTTGTAGCTATCCCGGTAGGCCAATAACTTCCCACTTACACCAGctggatagaattactgtacaaaaTCCATTCCCGTTCACTCTCACTTTCCACAATTAAAATATCTCCAAATATTTGTATTCCATCAACCATTATAGCTGATCAGGTCAATCCTGTACACATCAATCATCATTCACAAATAAAATATACAGGGACCAAAATTCCTCaggggctcctccagtctctctctgtaactctggAGGAAGACGAGTGACATCCTCTGGAATATGGTGAAAATCCACTCCAGCCAGGCGTCTATTGTTTTTGCAAGCCCCTAACATGCCCGCCCCTTCCAATGCAAATGTTGCTGGGGGCAGAGCCTCCTTACATCAGAGTTCCCAGTCCagtagtagccatgatgtggagatgccggtgatggactggggtggacaaatgtaaggaatcttacaacaccaggttatagtccaacagttttatttgaaaatcacaagcctccgaaagcttgtgatttttaaataaaactgttggactataacctggtgttgtaagattccttacaccagTCCAGTAGTTCAGTCAGGACCCAGCAGAACTGTGGAGGCCGGTACATCCAGTGAAGTGAGGTGTATCAGCCTGCAGATGGACAGATGCGATGGGGTagggggggtgcggtgtggtgGGAGGCTTGTTACGATCTCGGGAACAATTTTTCACAACTACTAATCACCCTTAGATTGCTGGCAGGTCCAAGATAAAGATAATGTTAGTAATTTACACCAACTCTCGCGCAGATTGGGCCCGTTTTAGGCTCATAAAATGGACACAACGATGTTGACAGAGTCTAAATGATCTTATTCACTGGGTCTCATATATTTATACTAATCAGTTAGTTGTCGGCAACATGCATATTTTGTTAAACAATTTTCCTAGTATTACCCAGGGGCAACTTGACTCCTGCCTCACTTGCCCCTGTGACCCTCAGCAGAGTTTCTGCTCCATGTATTTCTAGGCCTCTATTTATGGCCCTCAATGTTGATAGAGTAGTTTTTTTTACTTGCTCTCCAGCATGAAGTGGCGAGGGAATACTATTTAGAGGTAATGGTGGGGGTACCCCAATATCTATAGAATAAGTGAAAAGGCTGAATTCAATTAGACGGGAAAGTTTCCTCAGTGCACTATGTGTAGAGAATTGCTAATACGTTCATAAAGGTCGTATTTATTATTTCATTATGCGTCCTACGAAGAGGAAATCTGTCTCCTATTGGACCCATACGATTTGTAgaattaatttttatatttaattttttaaaaattattttgtagAATTGTTGTTGCAGAATTATTGGTACTTTagatttttttctcccttccGTGGGAAAATACTTGGCCTTCACTCTACCCATGGTTGCATGGCTGATATCAAGAGCTCACCACGTGAGCACTTGTAGACACAGATCCAGAGCCAGTCACTCCATCGGACAGAGTGCTGATACCCTGAATGTGCCCTCGAGACAGAAATTGCTTAGGATTGTGAGCCTTTGCGAAAAGTTAGTGAGTCAACTGGCATTACTGGAAATAAATATGTTTGGAATTACCCAAATGTCATCACCTCTGACAGAAAATAAAAACTGGGATTTTCAAATCCACCATGGCTAAAGCCTTTATTTTTCTGTGGACAGAACTCTGGTTTGGCAGAGAATGGTATGAAACATCAGGAAAACCCCATAATGAAACCAGTCTGAGTTAATAGTTGGACATCGACTTTCAGTGGGCTACATGCTCTAATGCTATCTATTCACCTCCATGTAACACAGAGCGCCACTAAAATCATTATAGTGATAGCAAAAGGCAATGTTTTCGTGGACATGTTTTCTGCTTATTAAGGGTGGTGCAGGGGAATGTAACATCCAATTAATACCCAGCTTCAAGTTCTCCCAGGACAGGCATAGGACACCAAGATGCAGAACAAAGCTTCCTCTTCATTGCAACATTGGGTGAATACTTCCTCCGGATGctatgtattaatgagattgtaaaCAAATCAGAAAATGACACAGAATTacctagaaattacaacacagaaacaggctattcagctcaACCAGTccttgttggtgtttatcctccacatgaattgtaatcccaatcccatgtgtcttccctgtttccatatcctttccttcaatcacctctctaacctattcttaaatgttgacatgggtcCAGAATTTCATCAGAGCTGTTCCTGCTCCACTGTTGTAACTTTGCTGCAGAAACATAGCTTATATGCGGTTTCTGCCACGGttctggtgaagttacaatgTCGGAGAGGGAGTACCGTTGAGGTAATTTACCCCTATGGCCTCTGCTTCAAACACTAACACTAAGTGCATTGTCACAGCATTGTAAACCTCTGAGTAAAATAGtttcccccactctctgtcctaaatttcttatatttaatcttatatctatgtcccctcattatagacccTTAATCATTAGCGACAATCTGTTTCTACCTACTTTGTCccagattttaaatacctctatcaagtcaccctgtAATCTCCTCTGTCCTATCAAACCAACCCCAATTTTTCAAttatttcttcatatttgtatttcctcatgccAGACAGCTTCCAAGTGAAACTGTGCTATAACCTCCCAATTGCATCACCATCTTTCTTATTAAGTGGAGTTCAAAACTAAGATTATATATAAATGcaccattacatctcaacttttatattctatttctGTTGTCATAAAACGCAGTATTGCATTAGCTTTTTATATGGCCTTATCTACTTGGGGTGCTGCTTTTAAGGCCTTCTGAGCTTgaatccccaaatccctctgctcttccacatcacccagccttcccccattcaaagcataattattacttttatttttttaacaaaatTTACCACTTCACATTTACagatattgaattccatctgccacttttgtgGCCTCCTTTGATCCTCAGAACTATTtcctatgcctcctattttagtgttgtctgcaaatttggaccccACTCCCTCTAGCTCATATCCAAATCATCAATGTACACAGTCAACAGAAGCCGTTCCAGAACAGACACcggctacccacttccaaccactaaGAAACTGGTCTTAACTCCTATTCTCGGTTTCCCCctttctaaccagtttttaatccaatttgttaCCCTCTCTCTAATTCCACAACCCTTAATCTTAGCGAAGAGAGCATGTTTACGATTTTGCTAAAAATAGCGATCTAAGGGAATCTTCCTGCTATGTTTATGATGTTGCTAACCAGATAAAATCTTCTCCTAATGCGTCCTACTTAATTGCCAATTGACTGTCAGTTTGAAGGTTAATATTGTGCTTTAGAACCCATCTACAGGGAAATGAGTGGAGAGTGCCCTGGATTAATTTACATTGGGCTCTTATACCTGGCTGAGAGAGTAGGCTTTCATCGCAACATTCTGGGATGGATTTGAAGCCAAGTACCCCAGAGGCGAGAGATCAGTGTGCTAACTCACTGCACCACACAATCTCTAATTCCTGTCTTTGGTGCCAAGTATTTACTGTACATTTGAAGAGCTCATAATAGAAGAAAATTCCTATTGCTTCATATGAGGTTACAGGAAGACTCAAATTCTTTTtgagaaagtttttaaaatttttattgaaaataatttctctgcaaaaaatataaaatagttacaATTGCTTAATATTCACTGAGACAAAGTAAAAGAAGCATTGGAGCACATATTTCACAGTTTTAATGGTATTGAGAATAAATTAAGACTACAAAATGATAGACCTATATATACACAAACTAACTTAACAAAAGGAAAACGTGTCAGATTCTGCATTCTCTCAATCTTCCAATGGAAAGACAATTCAATTGCCATCATTATGTCTCGTTACTCTGAATCCTGGCACTGTAATGGAAAGACAACattttgagtattggtgagtgtataAATACAAATTTCAGTCATTTTCTTACAATTCCACTTTAGAAGAGCAAAATAATGTACCTTCCTGTGAAATATTCAAAAATATTCCACTGTTAGTGTATTATAATGCCCAGTTAGAATCTCTACTCAATACAATTCACTAACCTAACATAATTGCAAATGTATTGATCTGTTGTAATGGACTGCCCATTACAAACTCCcagtataaaaatatatatagtaTAAGATAAATATGATGAGTAAAAATATTGTAATATAGTTTTTAGGCCAAAGTTTAGGGTGCACTTCACTGCTTATATTACCCAGACCCCCTTGTCAGTCACTGCTAACTGTACTAACTTTCTACGCAATCAGCACTACTTACTTAATTTCTTTTATCTTTCTTGAAACCCAGCGTGCTTTGGGGTCAGAACACAGAGCCCCTTTCTCTACTGTGTAAAAGCTGAAAGAGAGCAAAAGCAAACATATTATACGAGCCACCAGAAAATGGATTTAAAATGGTTATGAGAAACAATTTAAACATGTCAATGATATTTGAAGAAATTCTTAGGCAATCAGTgcttttcatctaaactgatccTTGTGTGTCTGTAACCCACAATAAGTAAATATTTTTGAGTTCAATATTGGCCAATCTGATCTTTTTTATTAATGCTCATTTTACGAGTAAGTCAACTCTCATTGTTCCTTCACCTAACGTTATTTCAAAATTGTCTCAAGGCGAGAATTTAAGTCTTACACATTCCAGAAAATTTAAAAATCTTCTCTAAAGATTGGTGCTTCAGAAAATGAAAATGAGCAAtagcttttattaaaaaaaaacacatgcaaaTAACTAGGAATGTTAAGAAGGCTCAATCAGGACGGATAGATTTCTGGATAAA encodes the following:
- the LOC137331158 gene encoding C-C motif chemokine 20-like — protein: MSFKVGATLMLFVTIAASVLSNSDLKPSKVTTECCIDMSRTPIPYNITHYKLQHALPPCIEAIVFYTEEEGPICSDPNAPWVPKKINELK